One segment of Pseudomonas pohangensis DNA contains the following:
- a CDS encoding arylsulfatase, which produces MKLKNVALAIGLGLGVLASAQAADKKPNILVIWGDDIGEYNISAYNMGQMGYRTPNIDRIAKEGALFTDWYGQQSCTAGRAAFVTGQSPIRTGLTKVGLPGSPEGINKKDPTIAGLLKAEGYMTGQFGKNHLGDRDEMLPTNHGFDEFFGNLYHLNAEQEPEHPDYPKDPAFKKRFGPRGVIKSTADGKIEDTGPLTKKRMETVDEEVTAAALNFMERAHKADKPFFLWWNSTRMHIWTHLKPESEGKSGYGIYADGMLEHDAMVGQLLDKVDELGLADNTIVMYSTDNGAETMSWPDGGSTRYRGEKNTNWEGGYRVPTLIKWPGVIKPGTIINDIGSHEDMLSTLLAAAGEPNVKEELLKGKNVGGTTYKVHLDGYNLLPALKGEGEWPRKEFIYWTDDGSVAALRLGDWKTTFLVQKAHGLNVWIEPFAELRAPILANLRMDPFERAREEGMGYNAWFVDHMFLIAPSAGYVAQWMQSFKEFPPRMKPGSFNLSKVMEAMQEIKPQNNPAQE; this is translated from the coding sequence ATGAAACTGAAAAACGTTGCCCTTGCCATAGGCCTTGGTCTGGGCGTGCTGGCCTCCGCCCAGGCGGCCGACAAGAAGCCCAACATTCTGGTGATCTGGGGGGATGACATCGGTGAGTACAACATCAGTGCCTACAACATGGGCCAGATGGGTTACCGCACGCCGAATATCGACCGCATTGCCAAAGAGGGTGCGCTGTTCACCGACTGGTATGGCCAGCAGAGCTGTACTGCCGGCCGCGCGGCTTTCGTTACCGGCCAGTCGCCGATCCGCACCGGCCTTACCAAGGTCGGTTTGCCCGGCTCTCCGGAAGGCATCAACAAGAAGGATCCGACCATAGCCGGGCTGCTCAAGGCCGAGGGCTACATGACCGGCCAGTTCGGCAAGAACCACCTGGGTGACCGCGACGAGATGCTGCCGACCAACCATGGTTTCGACGAATTCTTCGGCAACCTGTATCACCTGAATGCCGAGCAGGAACCCGAGCATCCGGATTATCCGAAGGATCCGGCATTCAAAAAGCGCTTCGGCCCGCGTGGTGTGATCAAGTCCACTGCTGACGGCAAGATCGAAGATACCGGCCCGCTGACCAAGAAGCGCATGGAAACCGTTGACGAGGAAGTAACCGCTGCGGCGCTGAACTTCATGGAGCGCGCACACAAGGCCGACAAGCCGTTCTTCCTCTGGTGGAACTCAACCCGTATGCATATCTGGACCCACCTGAAGCCTGAGTCGGAAGGCAAGTCCGGCTACGGCATCTATGCCGACGGCATGCTCGAGCATGACGCCATGGTCGGCCAGTTGCTGGACAAGGTTGATGAGCTGGGTCTGGCGGATAACACCATCGTCATGTACTCGACCGACAACGGCGCCGAGACCATGAGCTGGCCGGATGGCGGCTCCACCCGCTACCGTGGCGAGAAGAACACCAACTGGGAAGGTGGCTATCGCGTACCGACACTGATCAAGTGGCCCGGGGTGATCAAGCCCGGCACCATCATCAACGACATCGGCTCCCACGAAGACATGCTCAGCACCCTGCTGGCTGCAGCCGGTGAGCCGAACGTCAAGGAAGAACTGCTCAAGGGCAAGAATGTCGGCGGCACCACCTACAAGGTGCATCTGGATGGTTACAACCTGCTGCCGGCGCTCAAGGGTGAAGGGGAGTGGCCACGCAAGGAGTTCATCTACTGGACGGATGATGGCAGTGTGGCGGCCTTGCGTCTGGGCGACTGGAAAACCACCTTTCTGGTGCAGAAGGCCCATGGTCTGAATGTCTGGATCGAGCCGTTCGCCGAATTGCGTGCACCGATTCTGGCCAACCTGCGTATGGATCCCTTCGAGCGGGCACGCGAAGAAGGTATGGGCTACAACGCCTGGTTTGTCGATCACATGTTCCTGATCGCTCCGTCCGCCGGTTATGTGGCGCAGTGGATGCAGAGCTTCAAGGAGTTTCCGCCGCGCATGAAGCCCGGCAGTTTCAACCTGAGCAAGGTGATGGAGGCCATGCAGGAAATCAAACCGCAGAACAACCCCGCCCAAGAGTAA
- a CDS encoding tetratricopeptide repeat protein → MSKNKRKNPQSTVSPSVSSGTPVKPAWRGWLLPTGLLLLLLVSLAWWAQPGWFMPVSSPQTPVHVAPASPQPLEMVDEQACQGCHAEPVKQWQGSHHHLAMQEPNAQTVLGDFNDVTFSSDKETTRFFRKDDAFWVNTPGPDGQPADFKVAYTFGLEPLQQYLLELPGGHLQPLGVAWDTQKQAWFHLYPGQGIDASDPLHWTKTAQNANYMCIECHTTGFKRNFDAKNNSFASHWQALGVGCQSCHGPASGHLAWAEKGEQNASAKGFEQPLLSKTDNRGQVQVCARCHALRSPLGDGYQHSAALLDDYLPSDLTSTQYEVDGRIKGEVFEYGSFTQSKMFAKGVACTNCHNPHSTKLKLEGNAVCTQCHNPAGKTAVPGVDGAGLQARDYDSPAHTHHPAGSAAAQCTACHMPGKFYMGNDFRHDHSFSVPNPAQSAALGTPDACQGCHRETKSARLIEQFNAWYPAAKPHDGGYAVALDAARRGSSGAARGLLTQLQRTDLPALRRAALLTELASYPSAPALKQISSALKDPDPQVREAAVRALPGMAAPQQIGQLLPALLRDPVLAVRLAATWELAQQPPEARQNLTPAFWQQVLDEYEQVQLQLLERGEANMNLASLYQISGRNAQIEASLRAALQRDPDFLPALVSLSQLLEQNNPQEARQLLADALQRNPDEALLYHAEGLALVRSGDYPAAIKAFAKAAELAPENPQYGYVLAIALHDSGQREAAIAQLQAMLKRQPQNRNASMALLNYAQETRDAALIQQVVGDIWEINPDDPMLQSRLPKR, encoded by the coding sequence ATGTCAAAGAACAAACGCAAGAACCCCCAGAGCACTGTTTCCCCGTCTGTTTCCAGTGGTACACCGGTAAAGCCTGCGTGGCGTGGCTGGTTGCTGCCAACAGGCCTGCTGCTGCTCTTGCTGGTGAGCCTGGCCTGGTGGGCCCAGCCGGGTTGGTTTATGCCCGTATCGTCGCCGCAGACCCCGGTGCATGTAGCGCCAGCCAGCCCGCAACCGCTGGAAATGGTCGATGAGCAGGCTTGCCAGGGCTGCCATGCGGAGCCGGTCAAACAGTGGCAAGGCTCGCACCATCATCTGGCGATGCAGGAGCCGAACGCGCAAACGGTGCTGGGTGACTTCAATGATGTGACCTTCAGCAGCGACAAGGAAACCACGCGCTTCTTCCGCAAGGACGATGCTTTCTGGGTCAATACGCCCGGCCCGGACGGGCAGCCGGCGGACTTCAAGGTGGCCTATACCTTCGGCCTGGAGCCGCTGCAGCAGTACCTGCTGGAACTGCCCGGCGGCCATCTGCAACCCCTCGGCGTGGCCTGGGATACGCAAAAGCAGGCCTGGTTCCATCTGTACCCCGGTCAGGGCATCGATGCCAGTGACCCGCTGCACTGGACCAAGACTGCGCAGAATGCCAACTACATGTGCATCGAGTGCCACACCACCGGCTTCAAGCGCAACTTCGACGCGAAAAACAACAGTTTTGCCAGCCATTGGCAGGCCCTTGGCGTGGGTTGCCAGAGCTGCCATGGCCCGGCTTCCGGGCACCTGGCCTGGGCAGAAAAAGGCGAGCAGAATGCGTCTGCAAAAGGTTTTGAGCAGCCATTGCTGAGCAAGACCGACAACCGTGGTCAGGTACAGGTCTGTGCGCGCTGCCATGCACTGCGCAGCCCGCTGGGTGATGGCTATCAGCATTCCGCCGCTTTGCTCGACGACTACCTGCCCAGTGATCTGACCTCGACGCAATACGAGGTGGACGGCAGGATCAAGGGCGAAGTGTTCGAGTACGGCTCCTTCACCCAGAGCAAGATGTTCGCCAAGGGCGTGGCCTGCACCAACTGCCACAACCCGCACAGCACCAAGCTGAAGCTGGAAGGTAATGCGGTGTGTACCCAGTGCCACAATCCGGCCGGCAAGACCGCGGTGCCTGGTGTCGACGGGGCAGGCTTGCAAGCCAGGGATTACGACAGTCCGGCGCACACCCATCACCCGGCCGGCAGTGCGGCCGCGCAGTGCACTGCATGCCACATGCCGGGCAAGTTCTACATGGGTAATGATTTCCGTCACGATCACAGTTTTAGCGTGCCCAATCCTGCCCAGTCTGCCGCTCTGGGAACGCCGGATGCCTGTCAGGGTTGCCACCGGGAAACCAAATCCGCACGGCTGATCGAACAGTTCAATGCCTGGTATCCGGCTGCCAAACCGCACGATGGTGGCTATGCCGTAGCGCTGGATGCGGCGCGGCGTGGCTCCAGTGGCGCCGCGCGCGGCTTGTTGACGCAGTTGCAGCGCACCGATCTGCCAGCCCTGCGCCGAGCCGCACTGCTTACCGAGTTGGCCAGTTATCCCTCGGCACCGGCGTTGAAGCAGATCAGCAGTGCTCTCAAGGACCCCGACCCCCAGGTGCGCGAAGCCGCCGTACGTGCCTTGCCGGGCATGGCCGCGCCGCAGCAGATCGGCCAGTTGCTGCCGGCACTGCTGCGCGATCCGGTGCTGGCGGTGCGTCTGGCCGCCACCTGGGAGCTGGCCCAGCAACCGCCCGAGGCACGGCAGAACCTGACGCCGGCCTTCTGGCAGCAGGTTCTGGATGAATATGAACAGGTACAGTTGCAGCTGCTGGAACGCGGCGAAGCCAACATGAACCTGGCCAGCCTGTACCAGATCAGCGGGCGCAATGCGCAGATCGAGGCCAGCCTGCGTGCTGCCCTGCAGCGCGATCCGGACTTCCTGCCGGCGCTGGTCAGCCTGTCGCAACTGCTGGAACAGAACAATCCGCAGGAAGCCCGGCAACTGCTGGCTGACGCCTTGCAGCGCAACCCGGACGAGGCCCTGCTGTATCACGCCGAAGGACTTGCGCTGGTGCGCAGTGGCGATTATCCGGCGGCCATCAAGGCGTTTGCCAAGGCTGCCGAGCTGGCGCCGGAGAACCCGCAATACGGCTATGTACTGGCCATTGCCCTGCACGACAGCGGCCAGCGCGAGGCGGCAATTGCCCAGTTGCAGGCGATGCTCAAGCGCCAGCCGCAGAACCGCAATGCCAGCATGGCGCTGCTCAACTATGCCCAGGAAACCCGCGATGCCGCATTGATCCAGCAGGTGGTCGGCGACATCTGGGAGATCAATCCGGATGACCCGATGCTGCAGTCACGCCTGCCCAAGCGCTGA